ACCAACATTTTTTAAACTATGCAGACATTCCACTCTTCTTTTAAAGCTGTGATCTGCAGGGTGAATTTTACTATATAAGTTTTCATTTGTAGTTTCTATCCTTAAAAGATATCTATGAGCACCTGCCTCAAAAAACTTCTTATAAACTTCCTCCGTTTGTTCACCCAGAGAAAGAGTAATCCCTAATTTCCCATCACTCAATGATTTTATTTCAGAAACTAATTTTACAATTTTATTTGTAAAAGCTTCAGATTCAATTTCACCAGCTTGAATCACTACGGAACCATAATTGTAATCGAAGGCAGCTTTTGCAGCTTCCAATACTTCATCATCAGTCATAGTGTATCGCTTATAAGACTTGTTGGACTTTCTTATTCCACAATAATAACAATCTTTAGCACAAACATTGGAATACTCAATCAAACCACGATAATATACTTTTCTACCAACATATTTAGTCTTTATTTCATATGCTTTATTGAATAATTTTTCAATATCATTTTCATTATTTAGACTTAACAAATAGATCAAATGATCTTTTTCTAAAAAATCTCTATTCAATATTTCATCTAATCTATAATCCATATTTACTCCATTTTCAGGAAAGATAGTTTTTATACAAAATTTGTCAACTTATAAATAATCAGATTCCCCATTTTCAATTTTTGCTAAAGCTGATACTGCTCTTTTAAAAATTCCATGAACATAGGAAATAACCATCCCATAATTTGTAACAGGAATACCTGCTTCAATGAAAGGTAATAATCGACTCTGTAACTGCTTGTCAGTTATCACACATCCACCACATTGTACCACAAGGGAATAAACCTCTACATTACCAGGAATATCATCAAGACCAGCTACGATCGTATAATCTATTTTTTTGCCTGTATATGTTGAAATCCATCTTGGTATTTTCACTCGTCCAATATCATCACAGCTAACATGGT
This Candidatus Delongbacteria bacterium DNA region includes the following protein-coding sequences:
- the hydE gene encoding [FeFe] hydrogenase H-cluster radical SAM maturase HydE, producing the protein MDYRLDEILNRDFLEKDHLIYLLSLNNENDIEKLFNKAYEIKTKYVGRKVYYRGLIEYSNVCAKDCYYCGIRKSNKSYKRYTMTDDEVLEAAKAAFDYNYGSVVIQAGEIESEAFTNKIVKLVSEIKSLSDGKLGITLSLGEQTEEVYKKFFEAGAHRYLLRIETTNENLYSKIHPADHSFKRRVECLHSLKNVGFQTGTGVMIGLPDQTIEDLANDLLFFREFDIDMIGMGPFIEAEDTPMFKDKDRLLSKKERFNLALKMIAVLRIMMKDINIASATALQAIIEDGREQGLKVGSNIIMPNLTPVKYRADYQLYDDKPCIDEEASKCRHCLDARVRYAGDEVGYGEWGDSKHFAKRK